A DNA window from Pseudomonas sp. B21-056 contains the following coding sequences:
- a CDS encoding Hsp70 family protein, with protein sequence MKNASPARACGIDFGTSNSTVGWLRPGMETLIALEDDKITLPSVVFFNLEERRPVYGRLALHEYLEGYEGRLMRSLKSLLGSKLIKHDTSVLGTAMPFKDLLGLFIGQLKKRAEATAGREFEEVVLGRPVFFVDDDELADQEAENTLVDVARAIGFKEVSFQYEPIAAAFDYESTIEKEELVLIVDIGGGTSDFSLVRLSPERRSHDNRHADILATGGVHIGGTDFDKQLSLQGLMPLFGYGSRMKSGAYMPTSHHMNLATWHTINAVYAQKSTLALNSMRYDIEDTGGIDRLFKLIEQRAGHWLAMEVEETKIQLTHADQRHVALDRIEPGLSVDLSRALFESAIDGLLERVRASVTQLLNDANVGVDQVDTVFFTGGSSGIPALRNSVSAMLPQARHVEGNIFGSIGSGLAIEAMKRYGSQA encoded by the coding sequence ATGAAAAACGCATCCCCGGCCCGTGCCTGCGGCATCGACTTCGGCACGTCCAACTCCACCGTCGGCTGGCTGCGCCCCGGCATGGAAACGCTGATCGCGCTGGAGGATGACAAGATCACCCTGCCCTCGGTGGTGTTTTTCAATCTCGAGGAGCGTCGCCCGGTCTACGGCCGACTGGCCCTGCACGAATACCTGGAAGGCTACGAAGGTCGGCTGATGCGCTCGCTCAAGAGCCTGCTGGGCTCCAAGCTGATCAAGCACGACACCAGCGTGCTGGGCACGGCGATGCCATTCAAGGATCTGCTGGGACTGTTCATCGGCCAGTTGAAGAAACGCGCCGAGGCCACCGCCGGTCGGGAATTCGAGGAAGTGGTACTGGGTCGCCCGGTGTTTTTCGTCGATGACGATGAGCTGGCAGACCAAGAGGCCGAAAATACCTTGGTGGACGTCGCCCGCGCCATTGGCTTCAAGGAAGTCTCGTTCCAGTACGAACCCATTGCGGCGGCATTCGATTATGAATCGACCATCGAAAAAGAAGAGCTGGTGCTGATCGTCGACATCGGCGGCGGTACTTCGGACTTCTCCCTGGTGCGCCTGTCACCCGAACGCCGCAGCCACGACAACCGCCACGCCGACATCCTCGCCACCGGCGGCGTGCACATCGGCGGGACCGACTTCGACAAGCAACTGAGCTTGCAGGGCCTGATGCCGCTGTTCGGCTATGGCAGCCGGATGAAAAGCGGCGCCTACATGCCCACCAGCCACCACATGAACCTGGCGACCTGGCACACCATCAACGCGGTGTACGCGCAAAAATCCACCCTGGCCCTGAACAGCATGCGCTACGACATCGAGGACACCGGTGGTATCGACCGGCTGTTCAAGCTGATCGAACAGCGCGCCGGGCACTGGCTGGCAATGGAAGTGGAAGAAACCAAGATCCAGCTGACCCACGCCGATCAGCGTCATGTCGCGCTGGACCGGATCGAGCCGGGCCTGAGCGTGGACCTGAGCCGGGCACTGTTCGAGTCGGCTATCGACGGCCTGCTGGAGCGGGTGCGCGCCAGCGTCACGCAACTGCTCAATGACGCCAACGTCGGCGTCGATCAGGTCGACACGGTGTTCTTCACCGGCGGCTCCAGCGGCATCCCGGCCCTGCGCAACAGCGTCTCGGCGATGCTGCCCCAGGCGCGGCATGTGGAAGGGAACATCTTCGGGAGCATCGGCAGCGGGTTGGCGATCGAGGCGATGAAACGCTACGGGAGCCAGGCCTGA
- the ureG gene encoding urease accessory protein UreG, with protein MNTQPLRVGIGGPVGSGKTALTLALCLALRERYNLAVVTNDIYTREDADFLVRNEALAPERIIGVETGGCPHTAIREDASINLEAVDQLNRRFPGLDLILVESGGDNLSATFSPELSDLTLYVIDVSAGDKLPRKGGPGICKSDLLVINKIDLAPLVGASLEMMDSDTRRMRNGKPFVFSNQKTGQGLDEIIAFIERQGLLTAA; from the coding sequence ATGAACACACAACCCCTGCGCGTCGGCATCGGTGGCCCGGTGGGCTCCGGCAAGACCGCCCTGACCCTGGCCCTGTGCCTGGCCCTGCGCGAGCGCTACAACCTGGCGGTGGTCACCAACGATATCTACACCCGCGAAGACGCCGACTTCCTGGTGCGCAACGAAGCCCTGGCGCCGGAGCGGATCATCGGTGTGGAAACCGGCGGCTGCCCGCACACGGCCATTCGCGAAGATGCCTCGATCAACCTCGAAGCGGTGGACCAACTGAACCGGCGCTTCCCGGGGCTGGACCTGATCCTGGTGGAGTCCGGTGGCGACAACCTCTCGGCGACCTTCAGCCCGGAACTGTCGGACCTGACCCTCTACGTGATCGACGTATCGGCCGGGGACAAGTTGCCACGCAAGGGTGGGCCGGGCATCTGCAAGTCCGACTTGCTGGTGATCAATAAAATCGACCTGGCCCCCCTGGTCGGCGCCTCCCTGGAGATGATGGACAGCGACACCCGGCGGATGCGCAACGGCAAGCCGTTCGTGTTCAGCAACCAGAAGACCGGTCAGGGCCTGGACGAGATCATCGCCTTCATCGAACGCCAGGGCCTGCTGACTGCCGCCTGA
- a CDS encoding TetR family transcriptional regulator translates to MLPRAEQKQQTRIALMDAARHLMESGRGFGSLSLREVAKTAGIVPTGFYRHFDDMDQLGLALVSEVGQTFRETIRLVRHNEFVMGGIIDASVRIFLDVVQANRSQFLFLAREQYGGSLPVRQAIAQLREAISSDLAADLALMPKLQHLDLAGLSVMADLIVKSVFATLPDITDPPAEAPPEHLTPQAKITQQLRFIFIGLKHWQGLGSTE, encoded by the coding sequence ATGTTGCCCCGCGCCGAACAGAAACAACAGACCCGAATTGCCCTGATGGATGCGGCCCGTCATTTAATGGAAAGCGGCCGGGGGTTCGGCAGCCTGAGCCTGCGGGAAGTTGCCAAGACAGCGGGCATTGTACCCACAGGTTTCTACCGGCACTTCGACGACATGGATCAATTGGGCCTGGCACTGGTCAGCGAAGTGGGCCAGACCTTCCGCGAAACCATCCGGCTGGTGCGTCACAATGAATTCGTCATGGGCGGCATCATTGATGCGTCGGTGCGGATTTTCCTCGACGTGGTGCAAGCCAACCGATCGCAGTTCCTGTTCCTCGCCCGCGAACAATACGGCGGCTCCCTGCCGGTACGCCAGGCCATCGCACAACTGCGCGAAGCCATCAGCTCGGACCTGGCCGCCGACCTGGCGTTGATGCCGAAACTGCAGCACCTGGACCTTGCTGGGCTGAGCGTGATGGCCGACCTCATCGTCAAGAGCGTGTTCGCCACCCTGCCCGACATCACCGACCCTCCCGCCGAAGCGCCCCCCGAACACCTCACGCCCCAGGCGAAGATCACCCAGCAACTGCGGTTTATCTTTATCGGCCTCAAGCATTGGCAGGGCCTGGGCAGCACAGAGTAA
- a CDS encoding PsiF family protein — MKMLRVPLLMIGLLLCSQGFAATAQQTKMTTCNADATAKALKGDERKAFMSTCLKTKPPQVRGGTPQERMKTCNADATAKTLKGDERKAFMSDCLKNK, encoded by the coding sequence ATGAAGATGTTGCGTGTCCCTTTGTTGATGATCGGTTTGCTGCTGTGCTCCCAGGGCTTCGCCGCGACGGCGCAGCAGACCAAGATGACCACCTGCAACGCCGACGCCACCGCCAAGGCGCTCAAGGGTGATGAGCGCAAGGCCTTCATGAGCACCTGTCTGAAGACCAAGCCGCCTCAAGTTCGGGGAGGAACGCCGCAGGAGCGCATGAAGACCTGCAATGCCGACGCTACCGCCAAGACGCTCAAGGGCGACGAGCGCAAGGCGTTCATGAGTGATTGCCTGAAGAACAAATAA
- a CDS encoding DnaJ C-terminal domain-containing protein, producing the protein MDFKDYYKILGVEPTADDSTIKAAYRKLARKYHPDVSKEKDAETKFKDVSEAYEALKSADKRAEYDDLRRYGQHGQPFQGPPGWQSRGGFGGGQDAGDFSDFFSSIFGNRGPGFGGGQSGRSAGRRGQDVEMELPIFLEETLSSESKKVSFQVPQHNAAGQHVSNTSKSLNVKIPLGVTDGERIRLKGQGAPGIGGGANGDLYLTIRFAPHPKFDVEGQDLIITLPLAPWELALGTEVAVPTLTGKINLKVPAGSQNGQRMRAKGHGLRNKAGERGYLFVQLKAVMPKSSDEAVKALWAELAKKAAFDPREHF; encoded by the coding sequence ATGGACTTCAAAGACTATTACAAGATCCTGGGCGTAGAGCCGACGGCTGACGACAGCACGATCAAGGCCGCCTATCGCAAGCTGGCGCGCAAATACCACCCGGATGTCAGTAAGGAAAAAGACGCCGAGACCAAATTCAAAGATGTCTCCGAAGCCTATGAAGCGCTGAAAAGCGCCGACAAACGCGCCGAGTACGACGACCTGCGTCGATATGGCCAGCACGGTCAGCCGTTCCAGGGACCGCCGGGCTGGCAGAGCCGCGGCGGTTTTGGCGGCGGCCAGGACGCCGGGGACTTTTCAGATTTCTTCAGTTCGATCTTCGGTAATCGCGGGCCGGGGTTCGGTGGTGGACAGTCAGGTCGCAGCGCCGGCCGTCGGGGGCAGGACGTGGAAATGGAATTGCCGATCTTCCTGGAAGAAACCCTGTCGAGTGAGTCGAAAAAGGTCAGCTTCCAGGTGCCGCAGCACAACGCGGCGGGCCAGCATGTCAGCAACACCAGTAAAAGCCTGAACGTGAAGATCCCGCTCGGCGTGACCGACGGCGAGCGGATCCGCCTCAAGGGCCAGGGTGCGCCAGGTATCGGCGGCGGGGCCAATGGTGACTTGTACCTGACCATTCGCTTCGCCCCGCACCCCAAGTTCGATGTCGAAGGCCAGGACCTGATCATCACCCTGCCGCTGGCGCCCTGGGAACTGGCGCTGGGCACCGAGGTGGCCGTCCCGACCCTCACCGGCAAGATCAACCTCAAGGTCCCGGCCGGCAGCCAGAACGGCCAGCGCATGCGCGCCAAGGGCCATGGCCTGCGCAACAAGGCCGGTGAACGCGGCTACCTGTTCGTCCAGCTCAAGGCCGTGATGCCCAAGTCCAGCGACGAAGCGGTCAAGGCATTGTGGGCGGAGCTGGCGAAGAAAGCCGCGTTCGATCCACGGGAACATTTCTGA
- a CDS encoding AI-2E family transporter produces MPTFSQRHVLLVISWVIIFGGLLLVLPLRLLPSLLAGLLVFELVNMLTPQLQRLIEGRRARWLAVALLGTLVVSVLSLIFAGAISFLLHEAENPGASLDKFMTVVDRARGQLPPFIDAYLPASAAEFRVAIGDWVSKHLSDLQLVGKDAAHMFVTLLIGMVLGAIIALQRVPDLTKRKPLAAALFDRLNLLVKAFRNIVFAQIKISLLNTFFTGIFLAVVLPLFGIKLPLTKTLIVMTFLLGLLPVIGNLMSNTLITIVGLSLSIWVAVAALGYLIVIHKLEYFLNARIVGGQISAKSWELLMAMLVFEAAFGLPGVVAGPIYYAYLKSELKQLGMV; encoded by the coding sequence ATGCCAACGTTTTCTCAGCGTCATGTGTTGTTGGTGATCAGTTGGGTGATCATTTTTGGTGGGTTGTTGCTGGTGTTGCCGCTGCGCCTGTTACCAAGCCTGCTGGCCGGTCTGCTGGTGTTCGAGCTGGTCAACATGCTCACCCCGCAGTTGCAGCGGTTGATCGAAGGCCGCCGTGCCCGCTGGCTCGCGGTAGCGTTGCTGGGCACCCTGGTGGTGAGTGTCCTGAGTTTGATTTTCGCCGGTGCTATCAGCTTTCTGCTGCATGAAGCGGAAAACCCCGGCGCGTCCCTGGACAAGTTCATGACGGTGGTCGATCGCGCCCGTGGACAGTTGCCACCCTTCATCGATGCCTACCTGCCGGCCAGCGCCGCCGAGTTTCGGGTGGCGATCGGCGACTGGGTGAGCAAGCACCTGAGCGATCTGCAACTGGTGGGCAAGGACGCGGCCCACATGTTCGTGACATTGCTGATCGGCATGGTGCTGGGGGCGATCATTGCCTTGCAGCGCGTCCCCGACCTGACCAAGCGCAAACCCCTGGCCGCGGCACTGTTCGATCGCTTGAACCTGTTGGTCAAGGCGTTCCGCAACATTGTCTTCGCCCAGATCAAGATTTCCCTGCTCAACACCTTCTTCACCGGGATTTTCCTGGCGGTGGTGCTGCCGCTGTTCGGCATCAAGCTGCCGTTGACCAAGACCCTGATCGTGATGACCTTCCTGCTGGGGTTGCTACCGGTCATCGGCAACCTGATGTCCAACACCCTGATCACCATCGTCGGCCTGTCGCTGTCGATCTGGGTGGCGGTGGCGGCGCTGGGTTATCTGATTGTGATCCACAAGCTCGAATATTTCCTCAACGCTCGCATCGTGGGCGGGCAGATCAGCGCCAAGTCCTGGGAATTGCTCATGGCGATGCTGGTGTTCGAAGCCGCGTTCGGCCTGCCGGGGGTGGTGGCGGGGCCGATTTATTATGCGTACCTCAAGAGTGAGTTGAAGCAGTTGGGGATGGTCTGA
- the ureE gene encoding urease accessory protein UreE, producing MLVIHRRIDTQPRWDAELHLTFDARSKSRLRCFSAEGEDVGLFLERGQPPLYDGEYLQAEDGRIVRVCARPEQLLHVTCANGFELTRAAYHLGNRHVALQVGDGWLRLLDDYVLKAMLEQLGASVAAIEAPFQPEHGAYGGGHHHSRHGDEDFNYAPRLHQFGVRT from the coding sequence ATGCTGGTGATCCATCGCAGAATCGACACTCAACCCCGCTGGGACGCCGAACTCCATCTGACGTTCGATGCCCGCAGCAAAAGTCGCCTGCGCTGTTTCAGTGCCGAGGGCGAAGACGTGGGATTGTTCCTGGAGCGGGGCCAGCCGCCGCTTTACGACGGCGAATACCTCCAGGCCGAAGACGGACGTATCGTGCGGGTCTGTGCCCGCCCCGAACAACTGCTGCATGTCACCTGCGCCAATGGCTTCGAGCTGACGCGCGCGGCCTATCACCTGGGCAATCGCCATGTCGCCCTGCAAGTCGGCGACGGCTGGTTGCGCCTGTTGGACGATTACGTGCTCAAGGCAATGCTCGAACAACTGGGTGCCAGCGTCGCCGCTATCGAAGCGCCGTTCCAACCTGAGCACGGCGCCTACGGCGGTGGTCATCATCATTCGCGGCATGGCGACGAAGACTTCAACTATGCGCCGCGCCTGCATCAGTTCGGCGTGCGCACATGA
- a CDS encoding chaperone modulator CbpM: protein MNNPIIELNLKEFCEAAALADVHVIEIVEHGILEPHGAAPTDWRFTDYELVLARRAAKLRQDLDLEWEGVALALDLLEEVQQLRTENRMLKQRLGRLVG, encoded by the coding sequence ATGAACAACCCGATCATTGAACTGAACCTGAAGGAATTCTGCGAGGCCGCTGCACTGGCGGATGTCCATGTGATTGAAATCGTCGAACACGGCATCCTCGAGCCCCACGGCGCGGCCCCGACGGATTGGCGTTTCACCGACTACGAACTGGTCCTGGCCCGCCGTGCAGCCAAATTGCGACAGGACCTGGACCTGGAATGGGAAGGCGTGGCCCTGGCGCTCGACCTGTTGGAGGAGGTGCAGCAGCTGCGCACCGAAAACCGCATGCTCAAGCAGCGGTTGGGGCGGTTGGTGGGGTAA
- a CDS encoding urease accessory protein UreF, with translation MNPAWALLRLASPQLPIGGYSYSQGLEMAVDSGQVRTSDEARRWIGDQLLLNLARFEAPLLLAHCTAAAADDWDILLQHCEAHRASRETRELYQESRQMGYSLQQLLGGLPELDGAARTFLEQRSEPHLALGWALAARAWNISPQDALAAWLWSWLENQLAVLMKTLPLGQQAAQRLTSELLPLLQQAQHNASNIDPEHYGSAAFGLSLACMAHERQYSRLFRS, from the coding sequence ATGAACCCGGCCTGGGCGCTGTTGCGCCTGGCCAGTCCGCAATTGCCGATTGGCGGCTACAGCTATTCCCAAGGGCTGGAGATGGCGGTGGATAGCGGCCAGGTCAGGACCTCCGACGAAGCCCGTCGCTGGATCGGCGATCAGTTGCTGCTGAACCTGGCACGCTTCGAGGCGCCCCTGCTGCTCGCGCATTGCACCGCCGCCGCGGCCGACGATTGGGACATCCTGTTGCAACACTGCGAAGCACACCGCGCCAGCCGGGAAACCCGCGAGCTGTATCAGGAAAGCCGGCAGATGGGCTATTCGTTGCAGCAACTGCTCGGCGGCCTGCCGGAACTCGATGGCGCCGCCCGGACCTTCCTCGAACAACGCAGCGAACCCCACCTGGCCCTGGGCTGGGCCCTGGCCGCCCGCGCCTGGAACATCAGCCCCCAGGACGCCCTCGCCGCCTGGCTGTGGAGCTGGCTGGAAAACCAACTGGCGGTGCTGATGAAAACCCTGCCGCTGGGCCAGCAAGCCGCCCAGCGCCTGACCAGCGAACTGCTGCCGCTGCTGCAACAAGCCCAGCACAACGCCTCGAACATCGACCCCGAGCATTACGGCAGCGCCGCGTTTGGCCTGTCCCTGGCGTGTATGGCCCATGAGCGCCAGTACAGCCGTCTGTTCCGTTCCTAG
- a CDS encoding ferritin-like domain-containing protein — protein MSDMHLSDVTTLRERARQNVQNGAVTEGYNADRQEVVRLLNEALATELVCVLRYKRHYFMATGLKASVAASEFLEHANQEAEHADKLAERIVQLGGEPEFNPDLLTRNSHAQYVAGNTLKEMVYEDLVAERIAIDSYREIIQYIGDKDPTTRRIFEDILAQEEEHADDMADILADL, from the coding sequence ATGAGCGACATGCACTTATCCGATGTAACCACCCTGCGCGAACGTGCGCGCCAGAACGTGCAGAACGGCGCGGTGACCGAGGGCTACAACGCCGATCGACAGGAAGTCGTGCGCCTGCTCAACGAAGCACTGGCCACTGAGCTGGTGTGCGTGCTGCGCTACAAGCGCCACTACTTCATGGCCACCGGCCTCAAGGCGAGTGTGGCGGCCAGCGAGTTCCTCGAACATGCCAACCAGGAAGCCGAGCATGCCGACAAACTGGCCGAGCGCATCGTGCAACTGGGCGGCGAGCCGGAGTTCAACCCCGACCTGTTGACCCGCAATTCCCACGCCCAGTACGTGGCAGGCAACACCCTCAAGGAAATGGTCTACGAAGACCTGGTGGCCGAGCGGATCGCCATCGACAGCTATCGGGAAATCATCCAGTACATCGGCGATAAAGACCCGACTACCCGGCGCATCTTCGAAGACATCCTGGCCCAGGAAGAAGAGCATGCCGATGACATGGCCGATATCCTGGCCGATTTGTAA
- a CDS encoding esterase/lipase family protein, giving the protein MSQRCTTRYPLVLVPGMLGFIRLVLYPYWYGIVSALRRGGAVVVAVKVSPLHSSEVRGEQLLARIEEILQQTGATKVNLIGHSQGALSARYAAARRPDLVASVTSVAGPNHGSELADYLLAHYPPNSLKGRMLSAVLRLINALMCLLETGYRGARLPVDLHASHDSLTTAGVARFNACYPQGLPQTWGGQGAEEVDGVRYYSWSGILQPGKTDQGRNLFDGTNRSCRLFARTFVREAGQCDGMVGRFSSHLGTVIGDDYPLDHFDIVNQSLGLVGKGAEPIRLFVEHAERLKAAGV; this is encoded by the coding sequence ATGTCGCAACGCTGCACCACCCGCTACCCGTTGGTATTGGTCCCGGGCATGCTCGGATTCATCCGCCTGGTGTTGTACCCCTACTGGTATGGGATCGTTTCGGCGTTGCGCCGGGGTGGTGCGGTGGTGGTGGCGGTGAAGGTCTCGCCGCTGCATTCGTCCGAGGTGCGCGGCGAGCAGTTGCTGGCACGGATCGAGGAGATCCTGCAGCAGACCGGCGCAACCAAGGTCAATCTGATCGGCCATAGCCAAGGCGCCCTCAGCGCCCGCTATGCGGCGGCCAGGCGCCCGGACCTGGTGGCCTCCGTCACCTCGGTAGCCGGCCCCAACCACGGCTCCGAGCTGGCCGACTACCTGCTGGCCCACTACCCGCCGAACAGCCTCAAGGGGCGCATGCTCAGCGCCGTGCTGCGATTGATCAACGCGCTGATGTGCCTGCTCGAAACCGGCTATCGCGGCGCCAGGCTGCCGGTGGACCTTCACGCCTCCCATGACTCCCTTACCACCGCCGGGGTGGCGCGCTTCAATGCGTGTTATCCACAGGGGCTGCCTCAAACCTGGGGTGGTCAGGGGGCCGAGGAAGTCGATGGCGTGCGCTATTACTCCTGGTCGGGAATCCTGCAGCCCGGCAAGACCGACCAGGGCCGCAACCTCTTCGACGGTACGAATCGTAGCTGCCGCCTGTTTGCCCGGACGTTCGTGCGTGAGGCGGGGCAGTGCGATGGCATGGTCGGGCGCTTCAGTTCCCACCTGGGTACGGTCATCGGCGATGACTATCCACTCGACCATTTCGACATCGTCAATCAATCCCTTGGGCTGGTGGGCAAGGGCGCCGAGCCGATCCGGTTGTTTGTCGAGCATGCAGAGCGTTTGAAAGCGGCCGGTGTATAG
- a CDS encoding AsmA family protein → MTRTSKILAWSLASLVVLLAVLVLVIVFFDWNRIKPTLNAKVSEELHRSFAINGNLAVVWQRESEEGGWRAWLPWPHVVAEDLSLGNPDWSKKPQMATLKRVELRISPLALLARRVTIPRIDLTEPDANLQRLADGRANWTFQFDPKDPDAEPSSWVVDIGAIGFDKGHVTLDDQTLKTRLDLLIDPLGKSIPFKDIVGEKAAKKVQDQGATPQDYGFAFKVEGQYHGQNLSGSGKVGGLLALQNASQPFPLQAQVKTADTRVELAGTLTDPMNLGALDLRLKLAGTSLAHLYPLTGVTLPDSPPYETDGHLIAKLHEPEGALFRYEAFNGRIGDSDIHGDLAYVASQPRPKLSGTLVSNQVLFSDLAPLIGADSNAEQKARGSASKQPSDKVLPVEEFRTERWSAMDADVEFTGKRIVHSAQLPFTDLYTHLVLNDGQLSLEPLRFGVAGGRLDAQIRLNGQAHPLEGQAKLTARGFKLKQLFPGFEPMKTSFGELNGDADISGRGNSVAALLGTSNGTLKMLINDGAISRELMELAGLNVGNYVMGKIFGDKEVKINCAAADFDIKTGLATTRLFVFDTENAIIYIDGTANMATEQLDLTISPESKGWRLISLRSPLYVRGKFAKPSAGVKAVPLILRGAGMVALGVIAAPAAGLLALVAPSGDEPNQCAPLLEQMKAGKAPVTVKPTR, encoded by the coding sequence ATGACACGCACTTCAAAAATCCTTGCCTGGAGCCTGGCCAGCCTTGTTGTCTTGCTGGCCGTGTTGGTGCTGGTCATCGTGTTCTTCGATTGGAACCGGATCAAGCCGACGCTCAACGCCAAGGTGTCCGAGGAGTTGCATCGCTCGTTCGCCATCAACGGCAACCTGGCCGTGGTCTGGCAGCGCGAGTCGGAAGAGGGCGGCTGGCGGGCCTGGCTGCCGTGGCCCCATGTGGTGGCCGAGGATTTGAGCCTGGGTAATCCCGATTGGTCGAAGAAGCCGCAGATGGCCACGCTCAAGCGTGTCGAGTTGCGCATCTCCCCCCTGGCCCTGCTGGCCCGGCGAGTGACCATTCCCCGTATCGACCTGACCGAACCCGACGCCAACTTGCAGCGCCTGGCTGACGGACGTGCCAACTGGACCTTCCAGTTCGATCCGAAAGACCCGGACGCCGAACCGTCGAGCTGGGTAGTGGACATCGGCGCCATCGGTTTCGACAAGGGGCACGTCACGCTTGACGACCAGACCCTGAAGACCCGACTCGACCTGCTGATCGACCCGCTGGGAAAATCCATTCCGTTCAAGGACATCGTCGGCGAAAAGGCCGCGAAAAAGGTCCAGGACCAGGGAGCGACCCCTCAGGACTACGGGTTTGCCTTCAAGGTCGAGGGGCAGTATCACGGACAGAACCTCAGTGGCTCCGGCAAGGTCGGTGGCCTGCTGGCCTTGCAGAATGCATCGCAACCCTTTCCCTTGCAGGCCCAGGTAAAGACCGCCGACACCCGTGTCGAACTGGCCGGTACCCTCACCGACCCAATGAATCTCGGTGCCCTGGACCTGCGCCTGAAACTGGCCGGTACCAGCCTGGCTCATCTGTATCCATTGACCGGCGTGACCCTGCCGGATTCACCGCCCTATGAAACCGACGGTCATCTGATCGCCAAACTCCATGAGCCGGAGGGCGCGCTGTTTCGCTACGAAGCATTCAACGGCAGGATCGGCGACAGCGACATCCACGGTGACCTGGCCTACGTCGCCAGCCAGCCCCGGCCGAAACTCAGTGGCACGCTGGTGTCCAATCAAGTGTTGTTCAGCGATCTGGCGCCGCTGATCGGCGCCGATTCCAACGCCGAACAGAAGGCCCGGGGCAGCGCCAGCAAGCAGCCGTCGGACAAGGTATTGCCCGTGGAGGAGTTCCGCACCGAGCGCTGGAGCGCGATGGACGCCGATGTGGAGTTCACCGGCAAACGTATCGTTCATAGTGCGCAGCTACCGTTCACCGACCTCTACACGCACCTGGTGCTCAACGACGGCCAATTAAGCCTCGAACCCCTGCGTTTCGGCGTCGCCGGTGGCCGACTCGATGCGCAGATCCGCCTCAACGGCCAAGCCCATCCCCTCGAGGGCCAGGCGAAGCTGACGGCGCGGGGCTTCAAGCTCAAACAGTTGTTCCCCGGCTTCGAGCCGATGAAAACCAGTTTCGGTGAGCTCAATGGAGACGCTGATATCAGCGGTCGCGGCAATTCGGTCGCGGCCTTGCTGGGCACCTCCAACGGTACGCTGAAAATGCTCATCAACGACGGCGCCATCAGTCGCGAACTGATGGAGCTGGCGGGGTTGAACGTGGGCAACTACGTGATGGGGAAAATCTTTGGCGACAAGGAAGTGAAGATCAACTGCGCGGCGGCGGACTTCGACATCAAGACCGGCCTGGCAACCACTCGCCTGTTTGTGTTCGACACTGAAAACGCGATCATCTATATCGACGGCACGGCGAACATGGCCACGGAACAACTGGACCTGACCATTTCACCGGAGTCCAAGGGCTGGCGGCTGATTTCCCTGCGCTCGCCCCTGTACGTGCGGGGCAAGTTCGCCAAGCCCTCTGCCGGAGTCAAGGCCGTACCGCTGATATTGCGCGGCGCCGGGATGGTGGCGCTGGGTGTGATCGCCGCGCCGGCGGCAGGTTTGCTGGCCCTGGTGGCCCCTAGCGGTGACGAGCCGAACCAGTGTGCGCCGTTGCTCGAGCAAATGAAGGCGGGCAAGGCGCCGGTGACTGTGAAGCCGACGCGGTAA